A window of Rhododendron vialii isolate Sample 1 chromosome 11a, ASM3025357v1 contains these coding sequences:
- the LOC131307531 gene encoding flavonol synthase/flavanone 3-hydroxylase-like, with protein MEVERVQAVATLSKFMDTIPAEYVRSENEQPAITTVRGKVLEVPVIDLLGGDTEDEGVAAVAAAGGEWGLFQVVNHGIPNEVIRNLQRSGREFFELPQAEKEVYARPVDAKSVEGYGTKLQKEVEGKKGWVDHLFHKVWPPSAINYKFWPNNPPSYREANEAYIEKLRPVADKLFKWLSIGIGLEGHEMKAAVGGDEIIYMMKINYYPPCPRPDLALGVVAHTDMSTLTILVPNEVAGLQVFKDDRWYDVKYIPNALIVHIGDQIEILSNGKYKAVLHRSTVNKETTRMSWPVFLEPPPELELGPIPKLIDDENPPKYKTKKYNDYVYCKLNKLPQ; from the exons ATGGAGGTGGAGAGAGTCCAAGCCGTAGCTACACTGTCCAAATTTATGGACACGATCCCGGCCGAGTACGTCCGGTCGGAGAATGAGCAACCCGCGATCACCACCGTGCGGGGGAAGGTGCTGGAGGTGCCGGTCATCGACCTCCTCGGCGGCGACACCGAGGACGAGGGAGTGGCGGCGGTGGCCGCGGCGGGCGGGGAGTGGGGGTTGTTCCAGGTGGTGAACCACGGGATACCGAACGAGGTGATACGGAACCTACAGAGATCCGGGAGGGAGTTCTTCGAGCTGCCGCAGGCGGAGAAGGAGGTGTACGCCAGGCCCGTGGATGCCAAGAGCGTGGAAGGGTACGGGACTAAGTTGCAGAAGGAAGTGGAAGGGAAGAAAGGGTGGGTTGACCATTTGTTTCACAAGGTTTGGCCTCCCTCTGCCATTAACTACAAGTTTTGGCCCAACAACCCTCCTTCTTACAG GGAAGCTAATGAGGCGTACATCGAGAAGTTGCGGCCAGTGGCGGATAAATTGTTCAAATGGTTATCAATAGGGATAGGGCTGGAAGGGCATGAGATGAAGGCCGCAGTGGGTGGCGATGAAATTATATACATGATGAAGATCAACTATTACCCACCATGCCCCCGCCCCGACCTTGCCCTAGGAGTGGTGGCCCACACCGACATGTCCACCCTTACAATTCTTGTGCCCAATGAAGTCGCGGGACTCCAAGTCTTCAAGGATGACCGTTGGTATGATGTCAAGTATATCCCTAATGCTCTTATTGTCCATATCGGAGACCAAATCGAG atACTAAGCAATGGAAAGTACAAGGCTGTACTGCACAGATCAACCGTAAACAAGGAGACAACGAGGATGTCGTGGCCAGTGTTCTTAGAACCACCACCGGAGCTTGAACTTGGGCCGATTCCAAAGCTCATCGACGACGAAAATCCACCCAAGTACAAGACCAAGAAATACAACGACTATGTTTACTGTAAGCTGAACAAGCTTCCTCAGTGA
- the LOC131306999 gene encoding uncharacterized protein LOC131306999 produces the protein MTLCHLLTQNGLEPSRNVTVVEKVVIFLWILAHHTKNRRTILQFWRSGETISRHFNSILIAVLRLHNVLWYHPQPILANEPDARWKWFENCLGALDGTFIPVLPPTEHKARYRSRKGDYATNVLGACSRNLQFVYALSGWEGLATDSRVLENALIRPHGLKIPHGHYYLVDAGYTNGPGILAPYRGQRYHINIWRQRHMPQSREEFFNMKHSKAQNVVERCFGVLKMRWGILRSYSFYPIRTQCRIVTACILLHNLIKRTMEVDPVEAQYTAWEQANLHNVPPDDYIRTLESTNQINQ, from the exons ATGACGTTGTGCCATTTACTTACTCAAAATGGACTAGAGCCGTCTAGGAATGTCACTGTTGTAGAGAAGGTTGTGATATTTTTGTGGATCCTCGCGCACCATACGAAGAATAGGCGTACCATTTTACAATTTTGGAGATCGGGAGAAACAATTAGTAGGCATTTCAACTCAATTTTGATCGCGGTATTGCGCCTTCACAATGTCTTGTGGTATCATCCTCAGCCTATTCTTGCCAATGAACCAGATGCTAGGTGGAAGTGGTTTGAG AATTGTCTAGGGGCTTTAGACGGTACTTTCATACCTGTCCTTCCTCCAACCGAACACAAGGCACGCTATAGGTCAAGGAAGGGTGACTACGCGACAAATGTGTTAGGCGCTTGTAGTCGTAACCTACAATTTGTATACGCATTGTCTGGTTGGGAAGGCTTGGCCACAGACTCAAGAGTGCTCGAGAATGCCTTGATAAGGCCTCACGGGTTGAAAATTCCACACG GTCATTACTACCTCGTTGATGCCGGATACACTAATGGGCCAGGAATATTAGCACCTTACAGGGGTCAACGATACCACATAAATATTTGGAGGCAAAGACACATGCCCCAGAGCCGGGAGGAGTTCTTCAACATGAAGCACTCCAAAGCACAAAATGTTGTGGAGAGATGCTTTGGAGTGCTGAAGATGAGATGGGGAATTTTGAGATCTTATTCTTTCTACCCCATTAGGACTCAATGTCGCATCGTCACAGCCTGTATCCTCCTCCACAATCTCATTAAGCGTACAATGGAGGTGGATCCCGTTGAGGCTCAGTACACAGCGTGGGAGCAGGCAAACTTACATAATGTACCACCTGATGACTACATTAGAACCCTCGAAAGtacaaaccaaatcaatcaaTAA